Proteins co-encoded in one Bremerella sp. TYQ1 genomic window:
- a CDS encoding NAD(P)/FAD-dependent oxidoreductase → MIDIQNNPQVLVIGGGPAGTTVATLLAQQGVRVELFEREKFPRFHIGESLIPETYWVLKRLNMLPKLKDSQFIKKYSVQFVSGSGKQSAPFYFHDNKDHDCSQTWQVRRSEFDEMMLRNAEEHGVKAHEGVRVLDVLFEGDRAVGVQIMDENGEKREIRADVVVDASGQSSMLINKLKLRVPDPSLNKGSIWTYYKGAKRDSGRDEGATTVLQVENKEGWFWYIPLHDDTVSIGVVGDFDYLFKNRGSHEEVFFEELERCPAAKMRVDGAERVTKVFATKDFTYKSKQVAGDGWVLIGDALGFLDPLYSSGVLLALKSGELAADAIVEGLKKGDTSRSQLAHWEKDYLVGMERMRKLVCEYYDGFNFGRFVRRFPNHRGDITDLLIGDLFKDSLDEVFESIAAMKSESEAMAE, encoded by the coding sequence ATGATCGATATTCAAAACAATCCGCAAGTCTTGGTCATCGGCGGAGGCCCCGCTGGAACGACAGTCGCTACCCTGCTGGCTCAGCAAGGAGTCCGTGTCGAGCTTTTCGAGCGCGAGAAATTTCCGCGTTTCCATATCGGTGAGTCGCTCATCCCTGAGACCTACTGGGTACTTAAGCGACTGAACATGCTGCCGAAGTTGAAAGATAGCCAATTCATCAAGAAGTACAGCGTGCAGTTCGTCAGTGGGTCTGGCAAACAATCGGCTCCCTTCTACTTTCACGACAACAAAGATCATGACTGCTCGCAGACGTGGCAAGTCCGCCGAAGTGAATTCGACGAAATGATGCTTCGCAACGCCGAAGAGCATGGCGTGAAAGCACACGAAGGCGTTCGCGTTCTGGATGTCCTTTTTGAGGGAGATCGAGCGGTCGGCGTACAGATTATGGACGAGAATGGCGAGAAGCGTGAAATCCGCGCCGACGTTGTCGTCGACGCGAGCGGTCAAAGCTCGATGCTGATCAACAAGTTGAAACTTCGCGTACCTGATCCGTCGCTGAATAAGGGCTCGATTTGGACGTATTACAAGGGAGCCAAGCGAGACTCTGGGCGCGACGAGGGTGCAACAACCGTACTTCAAGTTGAGAACAAAGAAGGGTGGTTCTGGTACATTCCCCTTCACGACGACACGGTCAGCATTGGAGTCGTCGGCGACTTCGACTATCTATTTAAAAACCGTGGTTCTCACGAAGAAGTTTTCTTTGAGGAGCTAGAACGCTGTCCGGCCGCCAAGATGCGAGTCGATGGGGCGGAACGAGTCACCAAGGTATTTGCGACTAAAGACTTTACTTACAAGTCGAAGCAGGTTGCCGGCGATGGCTGGGTTTTGATCGGCGACGCACTAGGCTTTCTCGATCCACTTTATTCGTCCGGCGTGCTGTTGGCTCTCAAGTCAGGCGAGTTGGCAGCAGATGCAATTGTCGAAGGATTGAAGAAGGGAGATACAAGCCGCTCACAACTTGCTCACTGGGAGAAAGACTACCTGGTTGGCATGGAACGGATGCGTAAGCTGGTCTGCGAATATTACGATGGGTTCAACTTCGGCCGCTTTGTTCGCCGCTTTCCGAACCACCGTGGTGATATTACCGACCTACTTATCGGCGACTTGTTCAAAGACAGTCTTGATGAAGTGTTTGAATCAATCGCCGCGATGAAATCTGAATCGGAAGCGATGGCGGAATAG
- a CDS encoding MarR family winged helix-turn-helix transcriptional regulator, with amino-acid sequence MWRTYDRLKAFEEEVFSAAGLSAQQYNTLRLLKSVHPESMPTLVLGSRLISRAPDMTRLLDKLEQRGLLVRERRPENRRVVEVTITDGGLALLEKLSTDVQKCHHKQLGHLPYESLRQLASLLKEAREPHEDATNLSLVDE; translated from the coding sequence TTGTGGCGGACTTACGACCGCCTGAAAGCTTTTGAAGAAGAAGTCTTCAGTGCGGCAGGTCTTTCTGCTCAGCAGTACAACACTTTACGGCTACTCAAGTCGGTACATCCAGAGTCGATGCCGACATTGGTTTTGGGATCGCGTCTGATTTCTCGTGCTCCTGACATGACACGGCTGTTAGATAAGCTGGAACAACGCGGTTTACTAGTGCGAGAGCGACGGCCGGAGAACCGCCGGGTGGTTGAAGTTACCATCACCGACGGAGGCTTGGCATTGTTGGAAAAGCTTTCCACGGACGTCCAAAAGTGCCACCACAAGCAGCTTGGTCATCTGCCTTACGAATCGCTTCGCCAGCTTGCGTCACTTTTGAAAGAGGCACGTGAGCCGCATGAAGATGCGACCAATCTCTCGCTCGTAGATGAATAG
- a CDS encoding AAA family ATPase has protein sequence MYLKAVLVRFFKSFNFDYLRKNHPGAKALPWENVGEAWFPFVRIPLARDITTIVGANESGKSHSLGAIKKGLSGENISRRDFCRYSQFFTVEEGNMRWPDFGLHFADLSREQQDELRTLIEVKSDSSLDEFILIRRDRTSIDIWLKQRDQYVQCDVKDTAAFLKSALLPKVFEIDSSVALPSSVPLSWLRGETRSAWRRTERNSLVGIVDGILSHFSSEEAVKSGASAISKAMAKFSPDDEEAAADGKATRSLELARDLLFKVAKIDRAAIADLSKALAEEDEGLANGLLQQINQRLAAELNFPKWWVQDRDFRLTVSARDDDLVFTISDRTQTEYSFGERSNGLKYFLSYYVQYLAHDHPSDGWEMLLMDEPDAYLSSQGQQDLLRIFDAFAHPEEDGCRPVQVVYVTHSPFLIDRNHGERIRVLEKGTDDEGTRVVNDASKNHYEPLRSSFGSFVGETAFIGNCNLMVEGLADQVLLAGCSTYLRALDVSKINTFDLNRITIVPAGSSSHIPYLVYLARGRDIEQPSVIVLLDSDKSGKQAQKDLKRGGAKGKQIIKPESVLMLADLASEVKLPEGKTLIESEDLIPPGLCAIAVQRFLKKVCGVSATDAAKVTQDAIVSAWTADRQHYDAINHVVQSEVGPEFHIDKMGLAREVVELIHQNHIAPTPIIPEEDAKTFQANFAVLIRRLSEMQRQAERGTSQERISRKVDRVIKSFRSDHPTTAKREEAILLLEDVESALDDSSEADTVRLELQKLRRSFDLNEPKPGAVERFAEFSQALGCVRYSALNAVQQETVDLSAATEPKQAAVVESSAPAQIITDGKGQPISTEATISPGIPPSDKT, from the coding sequence ATGTATCTCAAAGCAGTTCTTGTTCGCTTCTTCAAATCGTTCAACTTCGACTACCTTCGCAAGAACCATCCCGGGGCCAAGGCGTTGCCATGGGAGAACGTTGGCGAAGCGTGGTTTCCGTTCGTCCGTATTCCACTGGCAAGAGACATCACGACCATTGTCGGCGCAAACGAGTCTGGCAAGAGTCATTCTCTCGGTGCAATTAAGAAAGGACTTTCCGGCGAAAACATCTCTCGCAGGGATTTCTGTCGATACTCCCAGTTCTTTACAGTCGAAGAGGGAAATATGCGATGGCCGGACTTCGGCCTTCATTTCGCGGACCTCAGCCGAGAACAGCAGGACGAGCTTCGAACACTGATTGAAGTAAAAAGCGACAGCTCTTTAGATGAATTTATTCTTATTCGACGTGACAGAACCTCAATTGATATCTGGCTCAAGCAGCGTGATCAATACGTTCAATGCGATGTCAAGGACACGGCAGCATTCCTCAAAAGCGCATTGCTCCCGAAAGTCTTTGAAATTGACTCTAGCGTTGCGCTCCCAAGCAGTGTGCCTCTTTCATGGCTGAGAGGTGAGACGCGTTCCGCTTGGCGCCGAACCGAGCGAAATTCCCTTGTTGGAATAGTCGATGGCATTCTTTCGCATTTTTCATCCGAAGAAGCTGTCAAGTCCGGAGCTTCAGCCATTTCCAAGGCTATGGCAAAGTTTTCGCCTGATGATGAGGAGGCAGCGGCAGATGGAAAAGCGACCCGATCTCTTGAACTTGCACGGGACCTGTTGTTCAAGGTAGCCAAGATCGACAGAGCGGCAATAGCCGATCTTTCGAAAGCATTAGCTGAAGAAGACGAGGGCCTTGCCAATGGCTTGCTCCAGCAAATTAATCAACGCCTTGCCGCTGAATTGAATTTTCCGAAATGGTGGGTGCAGGACAGGGATTTCCGCCTCACGGTCTCTGCCCGCGACGATGACCTAGTCTTCACAATCAGCGACCGTACTCAAACGGAGTATTCCTTCGGCGAGCGCAGCAACGGCCTCAAATACTTTCTCAGTTACTACGTTCAGTATTTGGCACACGATCATCCTAGCGATGGCTGGGAGATGTTGCTCATGGATGAACCTGATGCGTATCTCTCAAGCCAGGGCCAGCAGGACCTTCTAAGAATCTTCGACGCATTTGCACATCCTGAAGAGGATGGATGCAGGCCAGTGCAGGTCGTTTACGTTACGCACTCCCCATTCCTGATCGACCGCAATCATGGTGAGCGTATACGCGTACTGGAGAAAGGCACGGACGATGAGGGTACGAGGGTTGTCAATGATGCGTCGAAGAATCATTACGAACCGCTCCGTTCATCATTCGGGTCGTTCGTCGGAGAGACTGCCTTCATCGGCAACTGCAATCTTATGGTTGAGGGATTAGCCGATCAGGTATTGCTCGCAGGGTGTTCAACTTATTTGCGGGCACTGGACGTTTCTAAGATCAATACCTTCGACCTGAATCGAATCACGATTGTTCCGGCAGGCTCTTCATCCCACATTCCGTATCTGGTTTATCTGGCTCGCGGGCGAGATATCGAACAGCCGTCCGTCATTGTTTTGCTCGATAGCGACAAATCGGGAAAGCAGGCGCAAAAAGACCTAAAAAGGGGCGGCGCAAAAGGCAAGCAAATCATAAAGCCCGAGTCCGTGCTCATGCTTGCTGACTTGGCAAGTGAGGTGAAACTGCCGGAAGGCAAAACCCTAATCGAGTCGGAAGACCTAATCCCTCCCGGTCTTTGTGCCATTGCGGTGCAGCGATTCCTCAAAAAGGTCTGTGGTGTATCAGCAACAGATGCCGCAAAGGTCACCCAGGATGCAATTGTTTCGGCATGGACCGCAGACCGACAGCACTACGACGCGATCAATCACGTCGTGCAGTCTGAAGTTGGGCCGGAATTTCACATCGACAAGATGGGGTTGGCCCGAGAAGTCGTTGAATTGATTCACCAGAACCACATTGCCCCGACTCCGATCATTCCTGAAGAGGATGCCAAAACCTTCCAGGCGAATTTTGCTGTCCTGATTCGGCGGCTCTCCGAAATGCAGAGACAGGCCGAACGTGGAACATCACAAGAGCGAATCTCTCGCAAAGTCGACCGCGTTATCAAATCGTTTCGCAGTGACCATCCAACGACTGCCAAGCGCGAGGAAGCCATTCTACTGCTTGAGGATGTTGAATCCGCTTTGGACGACAGCAGCGAAGCGGACACGGTTCGGCTTGAGCTTCAAAAGCTAAGACGCAGTTTCGATCTCAACGAACCGAAACCGGGTGCGGTCGAACGGTTCGCGGAGTTTTCTCAGGCGCTTGGCTGTGTGCGGTATTCTGCCCTAAACGCGGTTCAGCAGGAAACGGTTGACTTGTCGGCCGCAACAGAGCCAAAGCAGGCTGCAGTTGTCGAATCCAGTGCTCCCGCCCAAATAATCACGGATGGAAAAGGGCAACCGATTTCCACCGAAGCAACGATTTCACCAGGAATCCCGCCATCTGACAAAACGTGA
- the nrfH gene encoding cytochrome c nitrite reductase small subunit produces MPTDGEKRGARHVRKRYATAKIYVGLFSAFFSILLGVVLGLGAFTFGYGQGASYLSNDPKTCVNCHVMQESYDTWEKSSHHDVAVCNDCHLSHDPIGKWVTKGDNGFFHSLAFTFNDYPDPLRIKPRNRRTTQNSCLHCHADFVHNMLPAKSTEETMSCVHCHADVGHSLHSRVYPTLEPNSR; encoded by the coding sequence ATGCCTACTGACGGCGAGAAACGCGGAGCTCGACATGTCCGAAAACGGTACGCGACAGCGAAAATCTATGTCGGACTCTTTTCGGCATTCTTTTCTATTTTGCTTGGCGTTGTTTTGGGTTTGGGGGCATTTACTTTTGGCTATGGCCAAGGGGCGAGCTATCTAAGCAACGACCCCAAGACGTGCGTCAATTGCCACGTGATGCAGGAGTCTTACGACACCTGGGAGAAATCAAGCCATCACGACGTAGCAGTCTGTAACGATTGCCATCTCTCACACGATCCGATCGGAAAATGGGTGACCAAGGGAGATAACGGATTCTTCCACTCTCTCGCATTCACCTTCAACGACTATCCCGATCCGCTCAGAATCAAACCGCGGAATCGACGAACGACACAAAATTCTTGTTTGCATTGTCATGCCGACTTTGTCCACAACATGCTGCCGGCCAAGTCGACGGAAGAAACGATGTCGTGCGTGCATTGTCACGCCGATGTCGGTCATTCATTGCACTCCCGAGTTTATCCGACGCTGGAACCCAATTCTCGCTGA
- a CDS encoding SDR family NAD(P)-dependent oxidoreductase: MSDESPVAIVVGATGGIGSAIARKLRANGSQLMLVSRSQEKLQALADELDADSLVVDATQFDQMDGAAKQAKETFGRVDTIINCVGSLILKPAHITTQRELDETMALNLTTAFACVRAANTTMREHGGSVVLFSSAASRIGLANHEAIAAAKGAVEGLTKSAAATYAAKQIRVNAVAPGLVETPLTEIIWSRSKSADASRSMHPLGRLGKPDDIASLACWLVAKENNWITGQVIGVDGGLGNLKIS, translated from the coding sequence ATGTCTGATGAATCTCCAGTCGCGATCGTCGTCGGAGCGACCGGCGGAATTGGTTCCGCGATTGCACGTAAGTTACGAGCTAACGGTTCTCAGTTGATGCTCGTCTCACGTAGTCAAGAAAAGCTTCAGGCACTTGCCGACGAGTTGGATGCCGATTCTCTAGTAGTCGACGCAACTCAGTTCGATCAAATGGATGGGGCCGCGAAACAAGCCAAGGAGACATTCGGGCGTGTCGATACCATCATTAACTGTGTTGGTTCGCTGATCTTGAAGCCTGCTCACATTACAACGCAGCGAGAACTTGACGAAACGATGGCATTGAATTTGACGACGGCATTTGCCTGCGTCCGTGCTGCCAATACAACCATGCGAGAACATGGAGGGAGCGTTGTCTTATTTTCGTCCGCTGCGTCCCGGATTGGTTTGGCGAATCACGAAGCAATCGCCGCAGCGAAGGGAGCAGTAGAAGGGCTTACTAAATCGGCCGCAGCGACTTACGCAGCGAAACAGATTCGCGTGAACGCCGTCGCCCCTGGGCTTGTCGAAACCCCGTTAACCGAAATCATCTGGTCCCGGTCTAAATCGGCCGATGCTTCGCGTTCAATGCACCCACTCGGTCGCCTAGGAAAGCCAGACGACATCGCCTCGTTGGCGTGTTGGTTGGTGGCGAAAGAAAACAACTGGATCACCGGTCAAGTGATCGGAGTTGATGGTGGTCTCGGAAACTTGAAGATAAGCTAA
- a CDS encoding acyl-CoA dehydrogenase family protein — MIRQRPLIVIAFVFLLGLQVQSNATGQDRIAPAGVAKHSNPSYSITTIRDAHTDAKPVIVVQSELDRLIDEDGGGACPISAALIAMQTVKLMAGAALHPHPHRYALQLFQEQPELKEGRIPNDRFVNLLKKVSAAGEKLDVDVETVSATNSKHTDTGPYWSQTDGPDLSVNPGELKVLSYTVTTANGVWLGRHFVLLKSMEGEQVRVLDPTRPFKDYQYGIRFHGDDAAPKAIVILDNLSRNDENEPIYELNTVFTIKIVGTRDYINNSSAASVDQIKTEIDLLAKELQAENKLTSPKEWRSRGARFGLPGLDLPTTVGGSDWSAEQMLEIFRHAGRYNLNLRDVVGGAHGRPAIKLESEFAQAAIHDLIGGRAYFAVAITEEGAGTHTKNIQSRAIRDGDGFRLTGSKLWNARLRQATHVVLYVQAANDRPGKQTAFLLPINHPGLEIVDRYAHGLTGNSFGGLNFDQMYVGPEHLIGEDGDGGDLFEEHFLYWRLMQSAAAIGCGERALEVMAERIREREAFGGPIGRFTHLQEPIGEQLTKLRMALALSREAARYFDQGNYDAAEPLVNGIKAEGVEFALEACDAAMRAHGALGYSREVDLGDRVRDLMGLRIADGTTDVMRMTVVRDAFGHDLWQMAIEDGGD; from the coding sequence ATGATTCGACAGCGACCGCTCATTGTTATCGCGTTTGTTTTTCTTCTCGGGCTACAGGTACAATCCAATGCAACTGGGCAAGATCGGATTGCTCCCGCAGGTGTGGCAAAGCACTCGAACCCGAGCTATTCCATTACAACGATCCGTGATGCACACACGGACGCCAAGCCTGTGATTGTTGTTCAAAGCGAACTTGACAGGCTAATCGACGAAGACGGCGGAGGTGCGTGCCCGATCTCGGCCGCTCTGATTGCGATGCAGACCGTGAAGTTGATGGCGGGAGCGGCGTTGCATCCACATCCACACCGCTACGCACTTCAACTGTTCCAGGAACAACCTGAGTTGAAGGAAGGGCGAATTCCAAATGACCGTTTTGTCAATCTCCTGAAGAAGGTTTCGGCGGCAGGAGAAAAGCTTGACGTCGACGTTGAGACGGTTTCCGCCACGAATAGCAAGCACACGGACACCGGACCTTATTGGTCTCAAACCGACGGACCAGATTTGTCGGTTAATCCAGGTGAGTTAAAGGTTCTCTCGTACACGGTCACCACGGCGAACGGGGTTTGGCTTGGCCGCCATTTTGTTCTGCTGAAGAGTATGGAAGGTGAACAGGTTCGCGTCCTTGATCCTACTCGTCCCTTCAAAGATTACCAATACGGAATTCGGTTCCATGGCGACGATGCCGCTCCGAAGGCAATTGTCATCTTGGACAACCTATCGCGCAATGATGAGAACGAGCCGATCTATGAATTGAATACTGTCTTTACGATCAAGATCGTTGGTACGCGGGATTATATTAACAATTCGTCGGCGGCCTCAGTCGACCAGATTAAGACCGAAATCGACCTGCTCGCGAAAGAGCTTCAAGCTGAAAACAAGCTTACCTCGCCGAAAGAGTGGCGAAGTCGCGGTGCTAGGTTCGGATTGCCAGGATTGGACCTGCCCACAACGGTAGGGGGCAGTGACTGGTCCGCCGAACAAATGCTTGAGATCTTTCGTCACGCCGGGCGTTACAACCTAAATCTACGTGATGTTGTTGGTGGCGCTCACGGTAGACCGGCTATCAAGCTTGAATCTGAGTTTGCCCAAGCGGCCATACACGATCTGATTGGCGGCCGCGCTTACTTTGCGGTAGCTATCACGGAAGAAGGAGCAGGCACTCACACAAAGAATATTCAAAGTCGAGCAATCAGAGACGGCGATGGTTTCAGGCTCACAGGATCAAAGCTTTGGAACGCCCGGCTGCGACAAGCAACGCACGTGGTTCTTTACGTGCAGGCTGCCAACGACAGACCGGGCAAACAGACCGCGTTTCTTTTGCCGATCAATCACCCGGGTTTGGAGATTGTCGATCGGTATGCACATGGGCTTACAGGAAATTCATTTGGCGGACTCAATTTCGATCAGATGTATGTAGGCCCGGAGCACTTAATCGGCGAGGACGGCGACGGTGGTGATCTTTTTGAGGAGCATTTCCTCTACTGGCGATTGATGCAGTCGGCAGCGGCGATCGGATGTGGCGAACGAGCGTTGGAGGTCATGGCTGAGCGGATTCGAGAACGCGAAGCCTTTGGAGGTCCGATCGGACGGTTTACTCATCTTCAGGAACCCATCGGCGAGCAACTCACCAAGCTCCGCATGGCATTGGCTTTGTCTCGCGAGGCTGCACGCTACTTTGATCAGGGAAACTATGACGCCGCGGAGCCATTGGTTAATGGAATCAAAGCAGAGGGTGTCGAATTCGCACTGGAAGCTTGCGATGCTGCGATGCGTGCGCACGGTGCCCTTGGCTACAGCCGAGAGGTAGACCTGGGCGATCGAGTCCGCGACCTGATGGGGCTACGAATTGCTGATGGAACAACCGACGTCATGCGGATGACAGTCGTCCGAGATGCCTTCGGTCACGATCTCTGGCAAATGGCTATCGAAGACGGTGGAGATTGA
- a CDS encoding integrase core domain-containing protein: protein MLRQRVPKQKIFLRQEERERLLKLGRVLGPAIRQLITIVDYSTFRRWVRKADGEDMPKKSGRPRIAVIIREFVIRVAKETGWGYSRILGEIRKLGLGNVSRQTVKNILIENGLDPGPKRGRGTWSEFLKAHQDTLWQCDFFSKRIWTPTGRRQVFALAFINVATRRVFVTPSTFSTGGKWIEQQARAFLEHVKTEGLACTILMRDMDKAFSERFHSVFKDRGIEVKPVGPRAPNLNAFIERSIQSLKQEALDYFIVFGQSHFDLIIREYVEHYHEERPHQGIGNVLLSRRDRPESEVKDDEVATLSMADIQCKTRLGGILKHYSRAA, encoded by the coding sequence ATGCTCCGTCAACGAGTGCCCAAGCAGAAGATATTTCTGCGGCAGGAGGAACGCGAACGACTTCTCAAACTGGGACGTGTGCTGGGGCCCGCCATTCGCCAATTGATCACCATCGTCGACTATTCGACTTTCCGGCGATGGGTTCGGAAGGCGGACGGCGAAGACATGCCGAAGAAGTCTGGCCGACCACGTATCGCCGTCATCATTCGCGAGTTCGTTATCCGTGTCGCCAAAGAAACGGGCTGGGGGTACAGCCGCATCCTGGGTGAGATTCGCAAGCTTGGCCTGGGGAACGTATCGCGTCAGACGGTGAAGAATATCCTGATCGAGAACGGACTGGACCCTGGCCCCAAACGTGGCCGTGGAACCTGGTCGGAGTTCCTGAAAGCACACCAGGACACGCTTTGGCAGTGCGACTTCTTCAGCAAACGCATCTGGACGCCGACTGGCAGAAGACAAGTCTTTGCCTTGGCGTTTATCAACGTGGCGACGCGTCGCGTCTTCGTAACGCCGTCCACCTTTTCGACTGGTGGCAAGTGGATTGAACAGCAAGCCAGAGCGTTTCTGGAACACGTGAAAACGGAGGGCCTGGCCTGCACGATTCTCATGCGAGACATGGACAAAGCGTTTTCCGAGAGATTCCATTCGGTGTTTAAAGATCGTGGTATCGAAGTAAAACCTGTTGGACCTCGGGCACCCAACCTGAACGCGTTTATCGAACGTTCGATTCAATCGTTGAAGCAAGAAGCACTCGATTATTTCATCGTATTTGGACAATCGCATTTCGACCTGATCATCCGTGAATACGTCGAACACTACCATGAAGAGCGCCCGCACCAAGGAATTGGCAACGTGCTGTTGTCGAGACGCGACAGGCCAGAGAGCGAGGTGAAGGACGATGAAGTTGCCACGCTCAGCATGGCTGATATCCAGTGCAAGACGCGACTGGGCGGAATTCTAAAACACTACTCGCGTGCTGCTTGA